A section of the Paracoccaceae bacterium genome encodes:
- a CDS encoding transposase, whose amino-acid sequence MMGPRQVAQGALFYEFSIESFVPKDHPVRGIDRFLDLTGVRPLLASYYSANGRPSIDPELMIRMLLLGYCQGIRSERRLCEEVHVNLAYRWFCKLDLADPVPDHSTFSKNRHGRFRESGLFRHLFEVVLQRCMDEGLVGGHSFGVDASLIPANANQTRGVESKDGLPADLTSRAVDEYLETLDDVAFGAATKVVPKYISPADPAARWTGADGGAAYFAYSTNYMVDLDNAVIVDVEPTAPIRPAEARAAREMIDRVHERFGIKPDKLVGDTGYGSAEMLGWLVDERQIEPHIPVWDKSKRTDGTFSREDFVYDPATDSYTCPTGKALQTYRRNFSKPRKPNGSKDGFIRYRASKHDCDACPLKSQCCPKDDGRRLMRSVHEAARDVARDIRKTDAYMTSFIQRRKVEMLFAHLKRYIGVQMMRLRGPKGATEQFQLAATAQNLRKLAKLVPATVPT is encoded by the coding sequence ATGATGGGTCCAAGGCAAGTTGCGCAAGGCGCGCTGTTCTATGAGTTCTCGATCGAGAGTTTTGTGCCGAAGGATCATCCCGTCCGGGGAATTGATCGCTTCCTTGATCTGACAGGTGTGCGCCCCTTGCTCGCTTCATACTACAGTGCCAATGGCCGCCCTTCGATTGATCCTGAACTGATGATCCGCATGCTGTTGTTGGGCTATTGTCAGGGCATCCGTTCCGAGCGACGGCTTTGCGAAGAGGTTCATGTCAATCTGGCGTATCGTTGGTTTTGTAAGCTTGATTTGGCTGATCCAGTGCCCGACCATTCGACATTCTCTAAGAACCGGCATGGCCGTTTCCGCGAGAGCGGTTTGTTCCGACATTTGTTCGAGGTCGTTTTGCAGCGCTGCATGGATGAGGGGCTGGTTGGCGGCCACAGCTTTGGTGTTGATGCCAGTCTGATCCCCGCGAATGCAAACCAGACGCGCGGCGTTGAAAGCAAAGACGGACTGCCAGCAGATCTGACGTCCCGTGCCGTCGACGAATATCTCGAGACGCTGGATGATGTGGCCTTCGGTGCTGCGACCAAGGTCGTCCCCAAATACATCTCACCGGCTGATCCAGCAGCGCGTTGGACTGGGGCTGACGGGGGAGCCGCCTACTTTGCCTATTCCACTAACTATATGGTCGATTTGGATAATGCAGTCATCGTGGACGTCGAGCCGACGGCTCCGATCCGGCCTGCAGAGGCGCGGGCAGCAAGGGAGATGATCGATCGTGTACATGAGCGGTTTGGCATCAAACCTGACAAGCTTGTGGGTGATACGGGTTACGGATCAGCCGAGATGTTGGGCTGGCTTGTGGACGAACGTCAAATCGAACCCCACATTCCGGTCTGGGATAAGTCAAAACGAACTGACGGCACATTCTCACGCGAAGACTTTGTCTACGACCCGGCGACCGACAGCTATACTTGCCCGACCGGCAAAGCCTTGCAAACATATCGGCGGAACTTCTCAAAACCGCGAAAGCCCAATGGCAGCAAAGACGGGTTCATCAGATACCGAGCCTCAAAGCACGATTGCGACGCATGCCCTCTGAAGTCGCAATGCTGTCCGAAGGACGACGGCAGACGCCTTATGCGGTCCGTTCACGAAGCCGCCCGAGACGTCGCTCGCGATATCCGAAAAACAGATGCCTACATGACGTCGTTCATCCAAAGGCGGAAGGTTGAAATGCTCTTTGCCCACCTGAAACGATACATCGGCGTGCAGATGATGCGGCTTCGAGGACCCAAAGGCGCAACCGAACAGTTCCAACTCGCAGCAACAGCTCAAAACCTCCGGAAACTGGCGAAGTTGGTGCCAGCAACAGTGCCAACGTGA
- a CDS encoding sulfatase-like hydrolase/transferase translates to MHFVGPDQLHGFEERLTTDIYPSDFAWTMDWDKTDEAYAPSVMSLLSVVESGQCERNLQLDYDEEVFIAARKELYDHARSTDDRPFLLHVSFTQPHNPFVAGRKYWDMYEGRDIPAPAVPYIPFEDRDPWSQRYFMTIRQDEFDITPAQLESSRRAYFAMVTHIDELVGGLIETLDSIGQLDNTYVFMISDHGEMLGERGMWFKFNPYEASLRVPMIMQGPGVKAGHREEANASLVDLMPTFTDIASGGTFDGYVAPHDGRNLLNLPERNTPEDHVFIESTGESLYGPAFIMIEGAKKLIYTRSDPMMFFDTKADPLELTNLADAPEHQDQINRMFAVMQDRWDEEALEKRIRASQKKRMFVHDAMKHGRFPTWDFGPDYDPGKVYVRGGTDPNTTATKQRGRFPYVPVTPPQFPREG, encoded by the coding sequence ATGCATTTCGTCGGGCCGGACCAGTTGCACGGGTTCGAAGAACGCCTGACCACCGATATTTACCCATCCGATTTTGCCTGGACGATGGATTGGGACAAAACGGACGAGGCTTATGCGCCTTCGGTCATGAGCCTGCTGAGCGTCGTGGAATCCGGCCAGTGCGAACGCAACCTGCAACTGGACTATGACGAAGAGGTTTTCATCGCGGCGCGCAAGGAGCTTTATGATCACGCCCGTTCGACCGATGATCGCCCGTTTCTGCTGCATGTGTCCTTCACGCAGCCGCACAATCCGTTCGTTGCGGGCCGCAAATACTGGGACATGTACGAAGGCCGCGATATTCCCGCGCCCGCGGTGCCCTATATCCCCTTTGAAGACCGGGATCCCTGGTCACAGCGCTATTTCATGACCATCCGGCAGGATGAATTCGACATCACGCCCGCGCAGCTTGAAAGTTCGCGCCGCGCCTATTTCGCCATGGTCACCCATATTGACGAGTTGGTTGGCGGGCTGATCGAGACGCTGGACAGCATCGGGCAGCTGGATAACACCTATGTCTTCATGATCTCGGATCATGGCGAGATGCTGGGCGAACGCGGCATGTGGTTCAAGTTCAACCCCTATGAAGCATCGTTGCGCGTGCCGATGATCATGCAGGGCCCTGGCGTCAAGGCGGGTCACCGGGAAGAGGCGAATGCCTCACTCGTCGACCTGATGCCGACGTTTACGGACATTGCCAGCGGCGGGACATTCGATGGCTACGTGGCCCCCCATGATGGTCGCAACCTGCTGAATCTGCCCGAACGCAACACCCCCGAAGACCACGTTTTCATCGAATCCACCGGCGAAAGTCTTTATGGCCCCGCCTTCATCATGATCGAGGGCGCAAAAAAGCTGATCTATACGCGCAGCGATCCCATGATGTTCTTTGACACCAAGGCGGATCCGCTGGAGCTGACCAATCTTGCCGACGCCCCAGAGCATCAGGATCAGATCAACCGTATGTTCGCAGTGATGCAGGATCGGTGGGACGAAGAGGCGCTGGAAAAACGCATCCGCGCCTCGCAGAAAAAACGCATGTTCGTCCATGACGCCATGAAACACGGACGCTTTCCAACCTGGGATTTTGGCCCCGACTATGATCCCGGCAAAGTCTATGTTCGCGGCGGCACCGATCCGAATACGACGGCCACCAAGCAACGCGGGCGGTTCCCTTACGTTCCGGTCACGCCGCCGCAATTCCCGCGCGAAGGCTGA
- the rpoC gene encoding DNA-directed RNA polymerase subunit beta' → MNQELTTNPFNPLAPPQTFDEIKISLASPERILSWSYGEIKKPETINYRTFKPERDGLFCARIFGPIKDYECLCGKYKRMKYRGVVCEKCGVEVTLQKVRRERMGHIELAAPVAHIWFLKSLPSRIGLMLDMTLRDLERILYFENYVVIEPGLTDLTYGQLMSEEEFMDAQDAYGMDAFQANIGAEAIREMLAAIDLEAEANQLREDLSVATGELKPKKIIKRLKIVESFLESGNRPEWMVLTVVPVIPPELRPLVPLDGGRFATSDLNDLYRRVINRNNRLKRLIELRAPDIIVRNEKRMLQESVDALFDNGRRGRVITGANKRPLKSLSDMLKGKQGRFRQNLLGKRVDFSGRSVIVTGPELKLHQCGLPKKMALELFKPFIYSRLEAKGLSSTVKQAKKLVEKERPEVWDILDEVIREHPVMLNRAPTLHRLGIQAFEPVLIEGKAIQLHPLVCSAFNADFDGDQMAVHVPQSLEAQLEARVLMMSTNNVLSPANGAPIIVPSQDMILGLYYISMEREGMQGEGMVFANVDEVQHALDAGEVHLHAKITARIPQIDEEGNEVLTRFETTPGRIRLGALLPLNAKTPFDLVNRLLRKKEVQQVIDTVYRYCGQKESVIFCDQIMTMGFREAFKAGISFGKDDMVIPDAKWPIVDGVRAQVKEFEQQYMDGLITQGEKYNKVVDAWSKCSDEVASAMMDEISSMQRDDAGAEMEPNSVYMMSHSGARGSPAQMKQLGGMRGLMAKPSGEIIETPIISNFKEGLTVLEYFNSTHGARKGLADTALKTANSGYLTRRLVDVAQDCIVRMHDCGTDMAITAEAAVNDGEVVASLSERILGRVAAEDVIAPADGEVLATAGTLIDERMADGIEAAGVAKFRIRSPLTCEAEEGVCAMCYGRDLARGTLVNQGEAVGIIAAQSIGEPGTQLTMRTFHIGGIAQGGQQSFQEASQDGKIEFRNANLLKNANDEIIVMGRNMVIAVIDEHGVERSTHKLGYGTKVHVKDKAKVARGDKLYEWDPYTLPIIAEAAGTAKFVDLVSGISVRDDTDDATGMTQKIVTDWRSAPKGSDLKPEVILVGKDGEPVRNDAGNPITYPMSVDAVLSIEEGSEIKAGDVVARIPREGAKTKDITGGLPRVAELFEARRPKDHAIIAEADGYVKFGRDYKNKRRISIQPADETLDAVEYMVPKGKHIPVAEGDFVQKGEYIMDGNPAPHDILSIMGVEALADYMIDEVQDVYRLQGVKINDKHIEVIVRQMLQKWEIQDSGDTTLLKGENVDKAEFDEANEKSLARGGRPAQGEPILLGITKASLQTRSFISAASFQETTRVLTEASVQGKRDRLVGLKENVIVGRLIPAGTGGATQQVRKIANDRDQKVIAEARAAAEEAARLAAPSADEMSNQVFGSTDDDVLVETPEGGAE, encoded by the coding sequence ATGAACCAGGAACTGACCACCAACCCGTTCAACCCGCTGGCCCCGCCGCAGACGTTTGACGAGATCAAGATCTCCTTGGCGAGCCCTGAGCGGATTCTCAGCTGGTCTTATGGCGAAATCAAGAAGCCCGAGACGATCAACTATCGCACGTTCAAGCCGGAACGTGACGGGTTGTTCTGCGCGCGGATTTTTGGCCCGATCAAGGACTACGAATGCCTGTGTGGCAAATACAAGCGGATGAAATACCGCGGCGTTGTTTGCGAAAAATGCGGCGTGGAAGTCACGCTGCAAAAGGTGCGACGCGAACGGATGGGCCATATCGAGCTGGCCGCGCCAGTTGCGCACATCTGGTTCCTGAAATCGCTGCCGTCCCGCATCGGCTTGATGTTGGACATGACGTTGCGCGATCTGGAACGCATCCTCTATTTCGAAAACTACGTCGTCATTGAACCTGGCCTGACGGACCTGACCTATGGCCAGTTGATGAGCGAAGAAGAGTTCATGGACGCCCAGGACGCCTATGGCATGGACGCGTTCCAGGCCAACATCGGCGCCGAGGCGATCCGTGAAATGCTGGCCGCGATTGATCTGGAAGCCGAAGCCAACCAACTGCGCGAGGATCTGTCCGTCGCCACTGGGGAACTTAAGCCCAAGAAGATCATCAAGCGCTTGAAAATCGTCGAGAGCTTCCTGGAATCCGGCAACCGCCCGGAATGGATGGTTCTGACCGTCGTGCCCGTGATTCCGCCCGAGCTGCGCCCGCTGGTACCGCTGGACGGTGGCCGGTTCGCGACGTCCGACCTCAACGACCTCTATCGCCGCGTGATCAACCGCAACAACCGTTTGAAGCGGCTGATCGAACTGCGCGCCCCGGATATCATCGTGCGCAACGAAAAGCGGATGTTGCAGGAATCCGTTGACGCGCTGTTTGACAACGGCCGTCGCGGCCGGGTGATTACGGGGGCCAACAAGCGCCCGCTGAAATCGCTGTCTGACATGCTGAAGGGTAAGCAGGGTCGCTTCCGCCAGAACCTTCTGGGCAAACGCGTCGACTTCTCGGGTCGTTCGGTCATCGTGACCGGGCCGGAACTGAAGCTGCATCAGTGCGGCTTGCCCAAGAAAATGGCGCTCGAACTGTTTAAGCCGTTCATCTACTCGCGACTTGAGGCGAAAGGTCTGTCCTCCACCGTCAAACAAGCCAAAAAGCTGGTCGAAAAGGAACGCCCCGAAGTCTGGGACATCTTGGACGAGGTCATTCGCGAACATCCCGTGATGCTGAACCGTGCGCCGACGCTGCACCGGCTTGGCATTCAGGCGTTCGAGCCGGTTCTGATCGAAGGCAAAGCGATCCAGCTGCACCCGCTGGTCTGCTCGGCCTTCAACGCCGACTTTGACGGTGACCAGATGGCTGTTCACGTCCCGCAGTCGCTGGAAGCACAGCTGGAAGCACGCGTGCTGATGATGTCGACCAACAACGTCCTCAGCCCTGCCAACGGTGCGCCGATCATCGTGCCGTCGCAGGACATGATCCTCGGCCTCTATTACATCTCAATGGAGCGTGAGGGGATGCAAGGCGAAGGCATGGTTTTTGCCAACGTGGATGAGGTTCAGCACGCGCTGGACGCAGGCGAAGTGCATCTGCACGCCAAAATCACCGCGCGCATTCCCCAGATTGATGAAGAAGGCAACGAAGTGCTGACGCGCTTTGAAACCACGCCGGGCCGCATCCGTCTGGGCGCGCTTTTGCCGCTGAACGCCAAGACACCCTTCGATCTGGTCAACCGTCTGCTGCGCAAGAAAGAAGTGCAGCAGGTAATCGACACCGTGTACCGTTATTGCGGCCAGAAAGAGTCGGTTATCTTCTGCGACCAGATCATGACCATGGGCTTCCGCGAAGCCTTCAAGGCGGGCATTTCGTTTGGCAAGGATGACATGGTCATTCCCGACGCCAAATGGCCCATCGTTGACGGTGTCCGCGCGCAGGTGAAGGAATTCGAACAACAGTACATGGATGGCCTGATCACTCAGGGTGAAAAGTACAACAAGGTTGTCGATGCCTGGTCGAAGTGCTCGGACGAGGTTGCCAGCGCGATGATGGACGAAATCTCGTCCATGCAACGTGACGATGCCGGTGCGGAGATGGAGCCGAACTCGGTCTACATGATGTCGCACTCCGGCGCGCGTGGTTCGCCGGCACAGATGAAGCAGCTGGGCGGGATGCGCGGTCTGATGGCAAAACCCTCGGGTGAGATCATCGAGACGCCGATCATCTCGAACTTCAAAGAAGGTCTGACCGTGCTGGAGTACTTCAACTCCACCCACGGGGCCCGTAAGGGTCTGGCCGATACGGCGCTGAAGACGGCAAACTCGGGCTATCTGACGCGGCGTCTGGTGGACGTGGCCCAGGACTGCATCGTGCGCATGCACGATTGCGGAACCGACATGGCCATCACCGCGGAAGCGGCTGTCAACGACGGGGAGGTTGTCGCCTCGCTTTCCGAACGCATTCTGGGCCGTGTCGCGGCCGAGGATGTGATTGCACCCGCCGACGGCGAAGTTCTGGCAACTGCCGGAACGCTGATCGACGAACGCATGGCGGACGGCATCGAAGCGGCGGGCGTGGCCAAGTTCCGCATCCGCAGCCCCCTGACCTGCGAGGCGGAAGAGGGCGTCTGCGCCATGTGCTATGGTCGCGACCTGGCACGCGGTACGCTGGTCAATCAGGGTGAGGCTGTCGGCATCATCGCCGCGCAGTCGATCGGTGAACCCGGCACCCAGCTGACGATGCGGACGTTCCACATCGGCGGTATCGCCCAAGGTGGTCAGCAGTCGTTCCAGGAAGCCAGCCAGGACGGCAAGATCGAATTCCGCAACGCCAACTTGTTGAAGAACGCCAATGACGAGATCATCGTCATGGGTCGTAACATGGTGATCGCGGTTATCGACGAACATGGCGTCGAGCGGTCGACCCACAAGCTGGGGTACGGCACGAAAGTCCACGTCAAGGACAAGGCCAAGGTGGCGCGGGGCGACAAGCTTTATGAATGGGACCCCTACACCCTGCCGATCATCGCCGAAGCTGCCGGTACGGCGAAATTCGTCGATCTGGTCAGCGGGATCTCGGTGCGTGACGATACGGATGATGCCACAGGCATGACCCAGAAAATTGTCACCGACTGGCGGTCTGCGCCGAAGGGAAGCGACCTCAAGCCCGAGGTTATACTTGTCGGCAAGGATGGAGAACCTGTGCGCAACGATGCGGGCAATCCGATCACCTATCCGATGTCGGTCGACGCCGTTCTGTCGATCGAAGAAGGGTCCGAGATCAAGGCCGGTGACGTTGTGGCGCGTATCCCGCGCGAAGGTGCCAAGACCAAGGACATTACCGGGGGTCTTCCCCGTGTGGCGGAATTGTTCGAAGCCCGTCGCCCCAAGGATCACGCGATCATCGCCGAGGCGGATGGCTATGTGAAATTCGGGCGTGACTATAAGAACAAGCGCCGGATCAGCATTCAGCCTGCCGACGAAACTCTGGACGCTGTCGAATACATGGTGCCCAAGGGCAAGCACATCCCGGTTGCCGAAGGGGATTTCGTCCAGAAGGGCGAATACATCATGGATGGCAACCCGGCGCCCCACGACATTCTGTCGATCATGGGTGTCGAAGCGCTGGCCGATTACATGATCGACGAAGTGCAGGACGTCTATCGACTGCAGGGCGTGAAGATCAACGACAAGCATATCGAAGTGATCGTGCGCCAGATGCTCCAAAAGTGGGAGATTCAGGACAGTGGCGATACCACGCTGCTGAAAGGTGAAAACGTCGACAAGGCCGAGTTTGACGAGGCCAATGAAAAGTCGCTGGCCCGTGGCGGACGCCCCGCGCAGGGCGAACCGATCCTGCTGGGCATCACCAAAGCAAGCCTGCAAACCCGCAGCTTCATTTCGGCAGCCTCGTTCCAGGAAACCACGCGCGTGCTGACCGAGGCTTCGGTGCAGGGCAAGCGGGATCGTCTGGTTGGTCTGAAGGAAAACGTCATCGTTGGCCGGTTGATCCCGGCAGGCACCGGTGGCGCGACCCAGCAGGTCCGCAAGATCGCCAACGACCGCGATCAGAAGGTCATCGCCGAAGCCCGCGCAGCCGCAGAAGAAGCTGCCCGCCTGGCCGCACCAAGCGCGGATGAAATGTCGAACCAGGTCTTTGGTAGCACCGACGACGACGTCCTGGTCGAAACGCCGGAAGGTGGCGCGGAATAA
- the rpoB gene encoding DNA-directed RNA polymerase subunit beta, whose translation MASTFLGQKRIRKYYGKIREVLEMPNLIEVQKSSYDLFLNSGDQLTPMDGEGINGVFQSVFPIKDFNETAILEFVKYELEHPKYDVEECQQRDMTYSAPLKVTLRLIVFDIDEDTGAKSVKDIKEQDVFMGDMPLMTPNGTFIVNGTERVIVSQMHRSPGVFFDHDKGKTHSSGKLLFACRIIPYRGSWLDFEFDAKDLVFARIDRRRKLPVTTLLYALGLDQEGIMDAYYDTVSFKLKKNKGWVTPFFPERVRGTRPIADLVDAKSGKVIAEAGKKVTPRAVKKLIDEGNVSELLVPFDQIVGRYAAKDIINEETGAIYVEAGDELTWELDKDETVIGGTLKELMDAGVTDIPVLDIDNVTVGPYMRNTMAADKNMGRETALMDIYRVMRPGEPPTVDAASALFDTLFFDSERYDLSAVGRVKMNMRLDLDAEDTQRTLRKEDIVACIKALVDLRDGRGDIDDIDHLGNRRVRSVGELMENQYRVGLLRMERAIKERMSSVEIDTVMPQDLINAKPAAAAVREFFGSSQLSQFMDQTNPLSEVTHKRRLSALGPGGLTRERAGFEVRDVHPTHYGRMCPIETPEGPNIGLINSLATFARVNKYGFIETPYRRVENGQVTDDVQYMSATEEMRHTVAQANANLDDKGKFVNDLVSTRKSGEYTLQPNENVDLIDVSPKQLVSVAASLIPFLENDDANRALMGSNMQRQAVPLLQAEAPFVGTGIEEVVARDSGAAITAKRAGIIDQVDAQRIVVRATADLEPGDPGVDIYSLRKFQRSNQNTCINQRPLVKVGDTVSKAEVIADGPSTDLGELALGKNVVVAFMPWNGYNYEDSILISERITRDDVFTSIHIDEFEVAARDTKLGPEEITRDIPNVGEEALRNLDEAGIVYIGAEVGPADILVGKITPKGESPMTPEEKLLRAIFGEKASDVRDTSLRLPPGDFGTVVEVRVFNRHGVEKDERALQIEREEVERLARDRDDELGILERNIYARLQGMILGKTAVKGPKGVKPKSQITEELLDTLSRGQWWQLAIAEEDEAKQVEALNEQYELQKRALDARFEDKVEKVRRGDDLPPGVMKMVKVFVAVKRKLQPGDKMAGRHGNKGVISKVVPMEDMPFLADGTPVDFVLNPLGVPSRMNVGQILETHMGWAARGLGEQISDALGEYQRKGDLTPVKDAMKIAYGDDVWNEGISGMSDDQLLEAAGNVTKGVPIATPVFDGAKEADVNDALVRAGFSESGQSVLFDGRTGEQFARPVTVGIKYLLKLHHLVDDKIHARSTGPYSLVTQQPLGGKAQFGGQRFGEMEVWALEAYGAAYTLQEMLTVKSDDVAGRTKVYESIVKGEDNFEAGVPESFNVLVKEVRGLGLNMELLDAEETE comes from the coding sequence ATGGCGTCTACCTTCCTTGGCCAGAAACGCATCCGCAAATACTATGGCAAAATCCGCGAAGTTCTGGAAATGCCGAACCTTATCGAGGTTCAGAAATCCAGCTATGATCTGTTCCTAAATTCCGGCGATCAGCTGACGCCGATGGACGGCGAAGGCATCAACGGTGTGTTCCAGTCGGTTTTCCCGATCAAGGACTTCAACGAAACCGCCATTCTTGAGTTCGTGAAGTACGAACTTGAGCATCCGAAATACGATGTTGAGGAATGCCAGCAGCGCGACATGACCTATAGCGCGCCGCTGAAGGTCACCCTGCGCCTGATCGTGTTTGATATTGACGAGGATACCGGCGCGAAATCGGTCAAGGATATCAAGGAACAAGACGTGTTCATGGGCGACATGCCCCTGATGACGCCCAACGGCACCTTCATCGTGAACGGAACCGAACGGGTGATCGTGTCGCAGATGCACCGCTCCCCCGGTGTGTTCTTCGATCACGACAAGGGTAAGACGCACAGCTCGGGCAAGCTGTTGTTTGCGTGCCGGATCATTCCTTATCGCGGCTCGTGGCTGGACTTTGAGTTTGACGCCAAGGATCTGGTCTTTGCGCGCATCGACCGCCGCCGGAAACTGCCTGTCACCACGCTGCTTTATGCGCTGGGGCTGGATCAGGAAGGCATCATGGATGCCTATTACGACACGGTGTCCTTCAAGCTGAAGAAGAACAAGGGCTGGGTCACGCCGTTCTTCCCAGAGCGCGTGCGCGGCACCCGTCCGATTGCCGATCTGGTGGACGCCAAATCCGGCAAGGTCATCGCCGAAGCGGGCAAGAAGGTCACACCGCGCGCTGTGAAAAAGCTGATCGACGAAGGCAATGTTTCCGAGCTGTTGGTGCCTTTCGATCAGATCGTCGGACGCTATGCTGCCAAGGACATCATCAACGAAGAAACCGGCGCGATCTACGTCGAGGCCGGGGATGAGCTGACCTGGGAGCTGGACAAGGACGAAACCGTCATCGGCGGCACGCTGAAAGAGCTGATGGATGCCGGTGTCACCGACATCCCCGTGCTCGACATCGATAACGTCACGGTCGGCCCCTACATGCGCAACACCATGGCGGCCGACAAGAACATGGGCCGCGAAACCGCACTCATGGACATCTACCGCGTCATGCGCCCGGGCGAACCGCCCACCGTTGACGCCGCATCCGCCCTGTTCGACACCCTGTTCTTCGACAGTGAGCGTTACGACCTGTCCGCCGTTGGCCGGGTCAAGATGAACATGCGCCTTGATCTGGACGCCGAAGACACCCAGCGCACGCTGCGCAAAGAAGACATCGTCGCCTGCATCAAAGCGCTGGTCGACCTGCGCGACGGGCGCGGTGACATCGACGATATCGACCACCTTGGCAACCGCCGGGTGCGCTCGGTCGGTGAGCTGATGGAAAACCAGTACCGCGTCGGCCTGCTGCGGATGGAACGTGCGATCAAGGAACGCATGTCCAGCGTCGAGATCGACACGGTGATGCCGCAGGATCTGATCAACGCCAAGCCTGCCGCTGCGGCTGTGCGCGAATTCTTCGGCTCCTCCCAGTTGTCGCAGTTCATGGACCAGACCAACCCGCTGTCCGAAGTCACGCACAAGCGCCGCCTGTCGGCCCTTGGGCCGGGCGGTCTGACCCGCGAACGTGCCGGTTTTGAAGTGCGCGACGTGCACCCGACTCACTATGGCCGGATGTGCCCGATTGAAACGCCGGAAGGGCCGAACATCGGCCTGATCAACTCGCTGGCGACTTTTGCCCGCGTGAACAAGTATGGCTTCATAGAAACGCCCTATCGCCGCGTCGAAAACGGTCAGGTGACCGACGATGTGCAATATATGTCGGCGACCGAGGAAATGCGCCACACCGTGGCGCAGGCGAACGCGAACCTTGATGACAAGGGCAAATTCGTCAACGACCTCGTCTCGACCCGGAAATCGGGCGAATACACGCTGCAACCGAACGAGAATGTGGACCTGATCGACGTCAGCCCGAAACAGCTGGTCTCGGTCGCGGCATCGCTGATCCCGTTCCTTGAAAACGACGACGCCAACCGCGCGTTGATGGGCTCGAACATGCAGCGCCAGGCGGTGCCGCTGTTGCAGGCCGAAGCGCCGTTTGTCGGCACCGGGATCGAAGAAGTCGTGGCCCGGGATTCCGGCGCTGCGATCACCGCGAAGCGGGCAGGGATCATCGACCAGGTGGATGCGCAGCGTATCGTTGTGCGTGCGACCGCCGATCTGGAACCCGGCGATCCGGGCGTTGATATCTACAGCTTGCGCAAATTCCAGCGTTCGAACCAGAACACCTGCATCAACCAGCGTCCGCTGGTGAAAGTGGGCGACACGGTGTCCAAGGCCGAGGTTATCGCCGATGGCCCCTCGACCGATCTGGGTGAACTGGCGCTGGGCAAGAACGTGGTTGTCGCCTTCATGCCGTGGAATGGCTACAACTATGAGGACTCGATCCTGATTTCCGAGCGGATCACCCGCGACGACGTCTTCACCTCGATCCACATTGATGAGTTTGAGGTTGCAGCCCGCGACACCAAGCTTGGCCCGGAAGAGATCACGCGCGACATCCCGAACGTGGGCGAAGAAGCCCTGCGCAATCTGGATGAGGCCGGGATCGTCTATATCGGGGCCGAAGTTGGCCCGGCGGACATTCTGGTCGGCAAGATCACCCCGAAGGGCGAAAGCCCGATGACGCCGGAGGAGAAACTCCTCCGCGCGATCTTTGGTGAGAAAGCGTCGGACGTGCGCGACACCTCCCTGCGGCTGCCGCCGGGTGATTTCGGCACGGTCGTCGAAGTGCGCGTCTTCAACCGCCACGGTGTGGAAAAAGACGAACGCGCGCTGCAGATCGAGCGGGAAGAAGTCGAACGTCTGGCCCGTGACCGGGACGACGAACTCGGCATTCTGGAACGCAACATCTACGCGCGTCTGCAGGGCATGATCCTTGGCAAAACGGCTGTCAAAGGCCCCAAAGGCGTCAAGCCGAAGTCGCAGATCACCGAAGAACTGCTCGACACCCTGTCGCGCGGTCAGTGGTGGCAGCTGGCAATCGCCGAAGAGGATGAGGCCAAGCAGGTCGAAGCCCTGAATGAGCAGTATGAGCTGCAGAAACGCGCACTCGACGCGCGGTTTGAGGATAAGGTCGAAAAGGTTCGCCGTGGCGACGATCTGCCGCCGGGTGTGATGAAGATGGTCAAGGTCTTTGTTGCCGTTAAGCGCAAGCTACAGCCGGGCGACAAGATGGCCGGTCGGCACGGCAACAAGGGCGTGATCTCGAAAGTCGTGCCGATGGAAGATATGCCGTTCCTGGCTGACGGAACTCCGGTCGATTTCGTTCTGAACCCGCTTGGCGTGCCGTCGCGCATGAACGTCGGGCAGATCTTGGAGACCCACATGGGCTGGGCCGCGCGCGGTCTGGGCGAACAGATTTCCGACGCGCTGGGCGAATATCAGCGCAAGGGTGATCTGACCCCGGTGAAGGACGCCATGAAAATCGCTTATGGCGATGACGTCTGGAACGAGGGCATCAGCGGCATGAGCGACGATCAACTGCTGGAAGCGGCAGGCAACGTCACCAAAGGCGTGCCGATCGCCACCCCGGTGTTCGACGGCGCGAAAGAGGCGGACGTGAACGACGCGCTGGTTCGCGCTGGCTTCAGCGAAAGCGGTCAGTCGGTGCTGTTTGACGGTCGCACGGGTGAGCAATTTGCCCGCCCCGTGACGGTCGGCATCAAGTACCTGCTGAAACTGCACCACCTTGTGGATGACAAGATCCACGCCCGCTCAACCGGTCCGTACTCTCTCGTCACCCAGCAGCCGCTGGGCGGTAAGGCACAGTTCGGCGGTCAGCGCTTTGGTGAGATGGAGGTCTGGGCACTGGAAGCCTATGGCGCCGCCTACACCTTGCAGGAAATGCTGACGGTGAAGTCGGACGACGTGGCAGGCCGGACGAAAGTGTACGAAAGCATCGTCAAGGGCGAGGACAACTTCGAAGCCGGCGTGCCGGAATCGTTCAACGTGCTGGTGAAGGAAGTCCGGGGCCTCGGCCTCAACATGGAACTGCTGGATGCGGAGGAGACGGAGTGA